A stretch of Chanodichthys erythropterus isolate Z2021 chromosome 20, ASM2448905v1, whole genome shotgun sequence DNA encodes these proteins:
- the LOC137008929 gene encoding cytochrome P450 2B15-like isoform X2 translates to MWTTLMKLDLASVGLALFLGLIFLVLFEIIRINSYRSQTPPGPRPLPFVGSLPQFFKDPMEFVRSMSQYGEMSTMYLGRKPAIILNTIQVMKEALVQEAFSGRPVLPLIEWITNGLGIIMVTFGHSWRQQRRFALHTLRNFGLGKKSVEDRVLEESRYLISEMLKEEGRSMNPQHAVQNAVSNIICSIVFGDRFDYDDKRFSYLLKILNENFMLAGSAAGQFFNLAPFIRHFPGPHQKVKRNANELLGFIRDEVKEHKETLDPDSPRDFIDAYLLEIEKQKSNKDSTFHEENLVMSTADLFLAGTDTTATTIRWGLIYLIQNPDVQERCHEEIVRVLGYDRLPSMDDRDKLPYTNATVHEIQRCANIVPFGVMHETIQPTKLRGYDIPKGTTILANFAAIFSSKEHWKHPDSFNPENFLDENGHFSKPECFIAFSMGPRVCLGETLARTELFLYITSLLQQIHFSWPPDPQPLDMDGIMGIVRVPQTFSIICRSRDTKE, encoded by the exons ATGTGGACGACTCTCATGAAGTTAGACCTGGCCTCTGTAGGTCTGGCTCTGTTTTTGGGCTTGATCTTTCTGGTTCTGTTCGAGATCATCAGGATTAATTCCTATAGAAGTCAAACTCCTCCTGGTCCCAGACCTTTGCCTTTTGTGGGATCGTTACCACAATTTTTTAAGGACCCAATGGAGTTTGTAAGATCA ATGTCTCAGTATGGAGAAATGTCCACTATGTATCTTGGGAGGAAGCCAGCGATAATCCTCAACACAATCCAGGTCATGAAGGAAGCCCTGGTTCAGGAAGCTTTTTCTGGAAGACCGGTTCTGCCTCTTATAGAATGGATAACAAACGGACTTG gTATAATAATGGTCACGTTTGGCCACTCCTGGAGGCAGCAGAGGCGGTTTGCTCTGCACACACTCAGGAATTTTGGCCTGGGGAAGAAATCAGTAGAAGATCGGGTGTTAGAGGAAAGCCGCTATCTGATTTCTGAAATGCTTAAAGAAGAAG GCAGGTCAATGAACCCCCAGCATGCAGTACAGAATGCAGTTTCCAACATTATCTGTTCCATCGTGTTTGGAGATCGCTTCGATTATGATGACAAGCGCTTTTCATACCTTCTGAAAATCCTGAATGAAAACTTCATGCTTGCAGGGTCAGCTGCGGGACAG TTTTTCAACTTAGCACCCTTCATCAGGCATTTCCCAGGGCCACACCAGAAGGTCAAACGGAACGCTAATGAGTTATTGGGTTTCATCCGGGATGAAgttaaagaacacaaagaaactCTGGATCCAGACAGCCCGCGAGACTTCATTGATGCCTACCTGCTGGAGATCGAGAAA CAAAAGTCCAACAAGGACTCCACGTTTCATGAGGAGAACCTGGTTATGTCAACAGCTGACCTGTTCCTGGCTGGAACCGACACCACAGCGACCACCATCAGATGGGGGCTCATCTACTTGATTCAAAACCCAGATGTACAAG AACGATGTCATGAGGAGATTGTTCGGGTACTGGGTTACGACCGCTTGCCCAGCATGGATGACCGTGACAAACTACCGTACACCAACGCCACTGTCCACGAGATTCAGCGCTGTGCCAACATTGTACCTTTCGGCGTGATGCATGAAACGATTCAGCCCACAAAACTACGAGGATACGACATTCCCAAG GGAACTACAATCTTAGCAAACTTTGCAGCAATTTTCAGCAGTAAGGAACACTGGAAGCATCCCGACTCATTTAACCCAGAAAATTTCCTGGATGAGAACGGGCACTTCAGCAAGCCGGAGTGTTTCATTGCGTTCTCAATGG GTCCGAGGGTCTGTCTCGGTGAGACGCTGGCGAGGACGGAGCTCTTCCTGTACATCACGTCTCTCCTACAGCAGATTCATTTCTCCTGGCCACCGGATCCACAGCCCCTGGACATGGATGGGATCATGGGTATTGTCCGCGTTCCTCAGACCTTCAGCATCATCTGCCGCAGCAGAGATACGAAAGAGTGA
- the LOC137008929 gene encoding cytochrome P450 2B15-like isoform X1 yields MWTTLMKLDLASVGLALFLGLIFLVLFEIIRINSYRSQTPPGPRPLPFVGSLPQFFKDPMEFVRSMSQYGEMSTMYLGRKPAIILNTIQVMKEALVQEAFSGRPVLPLIEWITNGLGIIMVTFGHSWRQQRRFALHTLRNFGLGKKSVEDRVLEESRYLISEMLKEEGRSMNPQHAVQNAVSNIICSIVFGDRFDYDDKRFSYLLKILNENFMLAGSAAGQFFNLAPFIRHFPGPHQKVKRNANELLGFIRDEVKEHKETLDPDSPRDFIDAYLLEIEKQQKSNKDSTFHEENLVMSTADLFLAGTDTTATTIRWGLIYLIQNPDVQERCHEEIVRVLGYDRLPSMDDRDKLPYTNATVHEIQRCANIVPFGVMHETIQPTKLRGYDIPKGTTILANFAAIFSSKEHWKHPDSFNPENFLDENGHFSKPECFIAFSMGPRVCLGETLARTELFLYITSLLQQIHFSWPPDPQPLDMDGIMGIVRVPQTFSIICRSRDTKE; encoded by the exons ATGTGGACGACTCTCATGAAGTTAGACCTGGCCTCTGTAGGTCTGGCTCTGTTTTTGGGCTTGATCTTTCTGGTTCTGTTCGAGATCATCAGGATTAATTCCTATAGAAGTCAAACTCCTCCTGGTCCCAGACCTTTGCCTTTTGTGGGATCGTTACCACAATTTTTTAAGGACCCAATGGAGTTTGTAAGATCA ATGTCTCAGTATGGAGAAATGTCCACTATGTATCTTGGGAGGAAGCCAGCGATAATCCTCAACACAATCCAGGTCATGAAGGAAGCCCTGGTTCAGGAAGCTTTTTCTGGAAGACCGGTTCTGCCTCTTATAGAATGGATAACAAACGGACTTG gTATAATAATGGTCACGTTTGGCCACTCCTGGAGGCAGCAGAGGCGGTTTGCTCTGCACACACTCAGGAATTTTGGCCTGGGGAAGAAATCAGTAGAAGATCGGGTGTTAGAGGAAAGCCGCTATCTGATTTCTGAAATGCTTAAAGAAGAAG GCAGGTCAATGAACCCCCAGCATGCAGTACAGAATGCAGTTTCCAACATTATCTGTTCCATCGTGTTTGGAGATCGCTTCGATTATGATGACAAGCGCTTTTCATACCTTCTGAAAATCCTGAATGAAAACTTCATGCTTGCAGGGTCAGCTGCGGGACAG TTTTTCAACTTAGCACCCTTCATCAGGCATTTCCCAGGGCCACACCAGAAGGTCAAACGGAACGCTAATGAGTTATTGGGTTTCATCCGGGATGAAgttaaagaacacaaagaaactCTGGATCCAGACAGCCCGCGAGACTTCATTGATGCCTACCTGCTGGAGATCGAGAAA CAGCAAAAGTCCAACAAGGACTCCACGTTTCATGAGGAGAACCTGGTTATGTCAACAGCTGACCTGTTCCTGGCTGGAACCGACACCACAGCGACCACCATCAGATGGGGGCTCATCTACTTGATTCAAAACCCAGATGTACAAG AACGATGTCATGAGGAGATTGTTCGGGTACTGGGTTACGACCGCTTGCCCAGCATGGATGACCGTGACAAACTACCGTACACCAACGCCACTGTCCACGAGATTCAGCGCTGTGCCAACATTGTACCTTTCGGCGTGATGCATGAAACGATTCAGCCCACAAAACTACGAGGATACGACATTCCCAAG GGAACTACAATCTTAGCAAACTTTGCAGCAATTTTCAGCAGTAAGGAACACTGGAAGCATCCCGACTCATTTAACCCAGAAAATTTCCTGGATGAGAACGGGCACTTCAGCAAGCCGGAGTGTTTCATTGCGTTCTCAATGG GTCCGAGGGTCTGTCTCGGTGAGACGCTGGCGAGGACGGAGCTCTTCCTGTACATCACGTCTCTCCTACAGCAGATTCATTTCTCCTGGCCACCGGATCCACAGCCCCTGGACATGGATGGGATCATGGGTATTGTCCGCGTTCCTCAGACCTTCAGCATCATCTGCCGCAGCAGAGATACGAAAGAGTGA
- the LOC137008730 gene encoding cytochrome P450 2J5-like isoform X1, which produces MWTTLMKLDLASVGLALFLGLIFLVLFEIFRINSYRSQTPPGPRPLPFVGTIPQFLKNPMEFLRSMPQYGEMTTLYLGRKPAILLNTIQVTMEALVQNGSSFSGRPPIPLLNWVTNGYGIIMVTFGHAWRQQRRFALHTLRNFGLGKKSVEERVTEENSYLLSEMLKSEGKPFDPQHAIYNAVSNIICSIVFGDRFDYDNKRFAYLLEILKESVNRAGSLVGQVFNLLPIIKYFPGPHQKIYQNGEELKAFFREAVKAHRETLDPDSPRDYIDAYLLEIEKQQKSNEDSTFHEENMVMSVADLFMAGTDTTSTTIRWGLIYLTQNPDVQERCHEEIVRVLGYDRMPSMDDRDKLPYINATVHEFQRFGNIVPANLMHETTQPTKLRGYDIPKGTEILTNLTAILTDKDHWKYPDTFNPENFIDDNGHFFKPESFLPFSLGPRVCLGETLAKMELFLFITSLLQRIRFSWPPGVQKPDMNGIFGLVRSPEPYDIICHSRG; this is translated from the exons ATGTGGACGACTCTCATGAAGTTAGACCTGGCCTCTGTAGGTCTGGCTCTGTTTTTGGGCTTGATCTTTCTGGTTCTGTTCGAGATCTTTAGGATTAATTCCTACAGAAGTCAAACTCCTCCTGGTCCCAGACCTTTGCCTTTTGTGGGTACCATACCACAATTTTTGAAGAACCCAATGGAGTTCCTGAGATCA ATGCCTCAGTATGGAGAGATGACCACTTTGTATCTCGGGAGGAAGCCAGCGATACTCCTCAACACAATCCAGGTCACGATGGAAGCCCTGGTCCAAAATGGTTCATCTTTTTCAGGAAGGCCGCCTATACCACTTTTAAACTGGGTTACTAATGGATATG GTATAATAATGGTCACGTTTGGTCACGCCTGGAGGCAGCAGAGACGGTTTGCTCTGCACACGCTCAGGAACTTTGGCCTTGGAAAGAAGTCTGTGGAGGAACGCGTGACAGAGGAAAACAGTTACCTGCTTTCTGAAATGCTCAAATCAGAAG GCAAGCCTTTTGACCCCCAACATGCAATATACAATGCTGTTTCCAACATTATCTGTTCCATCGTGTTTGGGGATCGGTTCGACTATGATAACAAGCGCTTTGCATACCTTTTGGAAATCCTGAAGGAGAGCGTCAATCGTGCAGGGTCACTTGTTGGGCAG GTGTTTAACTTGCTTCCCATCATCAAATATTTCCCAGGGCCACACCAGAAAATCTATCAGAATGGCGAAGAGTTGAAGGCTTTCTTCAGGGAAGCAGTCAAAGCACACCGAGAAACTCTGGATCCAGACAGTCCTCGAGACTACATTGATGCCTACCTGCTGGAGATTGAGAAA CAGCAAAAGTCCAACGAGGACTCTACGTTTCATGAGGAGAACATGGTTATGTCAGTAGCTGATTTGTTCATGGCTGGAACTGACACCACATCGACCACCATCAGATGGGGGCTCATTTACTTGACACAAAACCCAGATGTACAAG AGCGATGTCATGAGGAAATTGTTCGGGTACTGGGTTACGACCGCATGCCCAGCATGGATGACCGTGACAAACTACCGTACATCAACGCCACTGTTCATGAGTTTCAGCGCTTTGGCAACATTGTACCCGCTAACCTGATGCATGAAACAACTCAGCCCACAAAACTACGAGGATATGACATTCCCAAG GGCACTGAGATACTGACCAACTTAACAGCAATTTTAACTGATAAGGACCACTGGAAGTATCCAGACacttttaacccagagaatttCATAGACGATAACGGACATTTCTTCAAACCAGAGTCTTTCCTCCCTTTCTCCTTGG GTCCGAGGGTGTGTCTCGGTGAGACCCTGGCGAAGATGGAGCTCTTCCTCTTCATCACTTCTCTCTTGCAGCGGATTCGTTTCTCCTGGCCTCCTGGTGTGCAGAAGCCAGACATGAATGGGATTTTCGGTTTGGTCCGCTCTCCTGAACCATACGACATCATCTGCCACAGCAGAGGCTAA
- the LOC137008929 gene encoding cytochrome P450 2B15-like isoform X3, with the protein MSQYGEMSTMYLGRKPAIILNTIQVMKEALVQEAFSGRPVLPLIEWITNGLGIIMVTFGHSWRQQRRFALHTLRNFGLGKKSVEDRVLEESRYLISEMLKEEGRSMNPQHAVQNAVSNIICSIVFGDRFDYDDKRFSYLLKILNENFMLAGSAAGQFFNLAPFIRHFPGPHQKVKRNANELLGFIRDEVKEHKETLDPDSPRDFIDAYLLEIEKQQKSNKDSTFHEENLVMSTADLFLAGTDTTATTIRWGLIYLIQNPDVQERCHEEIVRVLGYDRLPSMDDRDKLPYTNATVHEIQRCANIVPFGVMHETIQPTKLRGYDIPKGTTILANFAAIFSSKEHWKHPDSFNPENFLDENGHFSKPECFIAFSMGPRVCLGETLARTELFLYITSLLQQIHFSWPPDPQPLDMDGIMGIVRVPQTFSIICRSRDTKE; encoded by the exons ATGTCTCAGTATGGAGAAATGTCCACTATGTATCTTGGGAGGAAGCCAGCGATAATCCTCAACACAATCCAGGTCATGAAGGAAGCCCTGGTTCAGGAAGCTTTTTCTGGAAGACCGGTTCTGCCTCTTATAGAATGGATAACAAACGGACTTG gTATAATAATGGTCACGTTTGGCCACTCCTGGAGGCAGCAGAGGCGGTTTGCTCTGCACACACTCAGGAATTTTGGCCTGGGGAAGAAATCAGTAGAAGATCGGGTGTTAGAGGAAAGCCGCTATCTGATTTCTGAAATGCTTAAAGAAGAAG GCAGGTCAATGAACCCCCAGCATGCAGTACAGAATGCAGTTTCCAACATTATCTGTTCCATCGTGTTTGGAGATCGCTTCGATTATGATGACAAGCGCTTTTCATACCTTCTGAAAATCCTGAATGAAAACTTCATGCTTGCAGGGTCAGCTGCGGGACAG TTTTTCAACTTAGCACCCTTCATCAGGCATTTCCCAGGGCCACACCAGAAGGTCAAACGGAACGCTAATGAGTTATTGGGTTTCATCCGGGATGAAgttaaagaacacaaagaaactCTGGATCCAGACAGCCCGCGAGACTTCATTGATGCCTACCTGCTGGAGATCGAGAAA CAGCAAAAGTCCAACAAGGACTCCACGTTTCATGAGGAGAACCTGGTTATGTCAACAGCTGACCTGTTCCTGGCTGGAACCGACACCACAGCGACCACCATCAGATGGGGGCTCATCTACTTGATTCAAAACCCAGATGTACAAG AACGATGTCATGAGGAGATTGTTCGGGTACTGGGTTACGACCGCTTGCCCAGCATGGATGACCGTGACAAACTACCGTACACCAACGCCACTGTCCACGAGATTCAGCGCTGTGCCAACATTGTACCTTTCGGCGTGATGCATGAAACGATTCAGCCCACAAAACTACGAGGATACGACATTCCCAAG GGAACTACAATCTTAGCAAACTTTGCAGCAATTTTCAGCAGTAAGGAACACTGGAAGCATCCCGACTCATTTAACCCAGAAAATTTCCTGGATGAGAACGGGCACTTCAGCAAGCCGGAGTGTTTCATTGCGTTCTCAATGG GTCCGAGGGTCTGTCTCGGTGAGACGCTGGCGAGGACGGAGCTCTTCCTGTACATCACGTCTCTCCTACAGCAGATTCATTTCTCCTGGCCACCGGATCCACAGCCCCTGGACATGGATGGGATCATGGGTATTGTCCGCGTTCCTCAGACCTTCAGCATCATCTGCCGCAGCAGAGATACGAAAGAGTGA
- the LOC137008730 gene encoding cytochrome P450 2B15-like isoform X2 codes for MWTTLMKLDLASVGLALFLGLIFLVLFEIFRINSYRSQTPPGPRPLPFVGTIPQFLKNPMEFLRSMPQYGEMTTLYLGRKPAILLNTIQVTMEALVQNGSSFSGRPPIPLLNWVTNGYGIIMVTFGHAWRQQRRFALHTLRNFGLGKKSVEERVTEENSYLLSEMLKSEGKPFDPQHAIYNAVSNIICSIVFGDRFDYDNKRFAYLLEILKESVNRAGSLVGQVFNLLPIIKYFPGPHQKIYQNGEELKAFFREAVKAHRETLDPDSPRDYIDAYLLEIEKQKSNEDSTFHEENMVMSVADLFMAGTDTTSTTIRWGLIYLTQNPDVQERCHEEIVRVLGYDRMPSMDDRDKLPYINATVHEFQRFGNIVPANLMHETTQPTKLRGYDIPKGTEILTNLTAILTDKDHWKYPDTFNPENFIDDNGHFFKPESFLPFSLGPRVCLGETLAKMELFLFITSLLQRIRFSWPPGVQKPDMNGIFGLVRSPEPYDIICHSRG; via the exons ATGTGGACGACTCTCATGAAGTTAGACCTGGCCTCTGTAGGTCTGGCTCTGTTTTTGGGCTTGATCTTTCTGGTTCTGTTCGAGATCTTTAGGATTAATTCCTACAGAAGTCAAACTCCTCCTGGTCCCAGACCTTTGCCTTTTGTGGGTACCATACCACAATTTTTGAAGAACCCAATGGAGTTCCTGAGATCA ATGCCTCAGTATGGAGAGATGACCACTTTGTATCTCGGGAGGAAGCCAGCGATACTCCTCAACACAATCCAGGTCACGATGGAAGCCCTGGTCCAAAATGGTTCATCTTTTTCAGGAAGGCCGCCTATACCACTTTTAAACTGGGTTACTAATGGATATG GTATAATAATGGTCACGTTTGGTCACGCCTGGAGGCAGCAGAGACGGTTTGCTCTGCACACGCTCAGGAACTTTGGCCTTGGAAAGAAGTCTGTGGAGGAACGCGTGACAGAGGAAAACAGTTACCTGCTTTCTGAAATGCTCAAATCAGAAG GCAAGCCTTTTGACCCCCAACATGCAATATACAATGCTGTTTCCAACATTATCTGTTCCATCGTGTTTGGGGATCGGTTCGACTATGATAACAAGCGCTTTGCATACCTTTTGGAAATCCTGAAGGAGAGCGTCAATCGTGCAGGGTCACTTGTTGGGCAG GTGTTTAACTTGCTTCCCATCATCAAATATTTCCCAGGGCCACACCAGAAAATCTATCAGAATGGCGAAGAGTTGAAGGCTTTCTTCAGGGAAGCAGTCAAAGCACACCGAGAAACTCTGGATCCAGACAGTCCTCGAGACTACATTGATGCCTACCTGCTGGAGATTGAGAAA CAAAAGTCCAACGAGGACTCTACGTTTCATGAGGAGAACATGGTTATGTCAGTAGCTGATTTGTTCATGGCTGGAACTGACACCACATCGACCACCATCAGATGGGGGCTCATTTACTTGACACAAAACCCAGATGTACAAG AGCGATGTCATGAGGAAATTGTTCGGGTACTGGGTTACGACCGCATGCCCAGCATGGATGACCGTGACAAACTACCGTACATCAACGCCACTGTTCATGAGTTTCAGCGCTTTGGCAACATTGTACCCGCTAACCTGATGCATGAAACAACTCAGCCCACAAAACTACGAGGATATGACATTCCCAAG GGCACTGAGATACTGACCAACTTAACAGCAATTTTAACTGATAAGGACCACTGGAAGTATCCAGACacttttaacccagagaatttCATAGACGATAACGGACATTTCTTCAAACCAGAGTCTTTCCTCCCTTTCTCCTTGG GTCCGAGGGTGTGTCTCGGTGAGACCCTGGCGAAGATGGAGCTCTTCCTCTTCATCACTTCTCTCTTGCAGCGGATTCGTTTCTCCTGGCCTCCTGGTGTGCAGAAGCCAGACATGAATGGGATTTTCGGTTTGGTCCGCTCTCCTGAACCATACGACATCATCTGCCACAGCAGAGGCTAA